Part of the Labeo rohita mitochondrion, complete genome genome, AGCAGAATAGGGAGTTAGTCCAAGACAAGACCTCTGATTTCGGCTCAGAAGATCGTGGTTTAACTCCACGACCCCCTTATGACACCCGTACATTTTAGCTTTAGCTCAGCATTCATTCTAGGACTGATGGGACTAGCATTCCACCGTACACACCTACTCTCCGCACTTCTCTGCTTAGAAGGAAAAATATTGTCGCTGTTGATTGCATTAGCCCTATGGGCACTACAATTCGAATCCACAGGATTCTCTACGGCTGCTATGCTACTTTTAGCTTTCTCTGCCTGTGAGGAAGGCACAGGTTTAGCACTACTAGTTGCCCCAGCCCGCACTCACGGAACCGACCGCCTACAAAACCTAAATTTACTACAATGCTAAAAGTATTAATCCCTACAATCATGCTGTTCCCAACAATCTGACTAGTCTCCCCTAAGTGACTATGAACAACTACAACAGCAAATAGCCTCCTAATAGCCTCTATTATCCTGAAATGACTAATATGAACATCAGAGGAAGGATGAACCTCCTCCTACATATACGTAGCAACCGACCCATTATCAACCCCCCTCCTACTAACATGCTGATTACTCCCATTAATGATTTTGGCCAGCCAAAACCACATCACCCCGGAACCAATTAGCCGACAACGTTCATACATTACACTCCTTGCCTCACTACAAACCTTCCTAATTATAGCATTCGGCGCCACAGAAATTATTAAATTCTACATCATATTTGAAGCCACACTAATCCCAACCCTTATTATTATCACCCGATGAGGTAACCAAACCGAACGTCTAAACGCAGGAACCTACTTCTTATTTTATACCCTAGCAGGGTCACTTCCACTTTTAGTTGCCTTACTCCTACTTCAACAATCCACAGGAACATTATCAATACTAGTATTACAATACTCACAACCACTACAACTCAACTCCTGAGGCCACATAATCTGATGAGCTGGTTGCTTAATTGCATTCCTAGTAAAAATACCCCTATATGGAGTGCACTTATGACTACCAAAAGCACACGTAGAAGCCCCCGTGGCAGGGTCCATAGTTCTTGCAGCAGTATTATTAAAACTAGGAGGATACGGAATAATACGCATAATAGTCATGCTAGACCCACTATCAAAAGAACTCGCCTACCCATTTATTATTCTAGCCCTCTGAGGAATTATCATAACCGGCTCAATTTGCCTACGACAAACAGACCTAAAATCTCTTATCGCATACTCATCAGTTAGCCACATAGGCTTGGTGGCAGGAGGAATTCTAATCCAAACCCCTTGAGGATTCTCAGGAGCAATCATTCTAATAATTGCCCACGGACTAGTATCTTCTGCACTATTCTGTCTAGCTAATACAGCATACGAACGAACCCATAGC contains:
- the ND4L gene encoding NADH dehydrogenase subunit 4L codes for the protein MTPVHFSFSSAFILGLMGLAFHRTHLLSALLCLEGKMLSLLIALALWALQFESTGFSTAAMLLLAFSACEEGTGLALLVAPARTHGTDRLQNLNLLQC
- the ND4 gene encoding NADH dehydrogenase subunit 4 (TAA stop codon is completed by the addition of 3' A residues to the mRNA); this translates as MLKVLIPTIMLFPTIWLVSPKWLWTTTTANSLLMASIILKWLMWTSEEGWTSSYMYVATDPLSTPLLLTCWLLPLMILASQNHITPEPISRQRSYITLLASLQTFLIMAFGATEIIKFYIMFEATLIPTLIIITRWGNQTERLNAGTYFLFYTLAGSLPLLVALLLLQQSTGTLSMLVLQYSQPLQLNSWGHMIWWAGCLIAFLVKMPLYGVHLWLPKAHVEAPVAGSMVLAAVLLKLGGYGMMRMMVMLDPLSKELAYPFIILALWGIIMTGSICLRQTDLKSLIAYSSVSHMGLVAGGILIQTPWGFSGAIILMIAHGLVSSALFCLANTAYERTHSRTMILARGLQVIFPLTAVWWFIANLANLALPPLPNLMGEIMIITTLFSWSPWTILLTGAGTLITAGYSLYMFLMSQRGPTPNHIMGLQPFHTREHLLMTLHLIPVLLLVTKPELMWGWCY